One genomic region from Mycoplasmopsis columbina encodes:
- a CDS encoding TIGR00282 family metallophosphoesterase produces the protein MQNKKIKILFIGDIFGEPGIKIVQKLLPSLVKEKEIDYVIAQGENVSGRKGLTESDYIKLKVAGVNAITLGNHVWANENILTIINNSDIVRPANVSKGYAGQGSIIVKVKEDISLRITSLMGITFNKLLTPWNQDYADNFFDCIDSILNYEEKTDFNFVDFHAETTSEKYVLALYLDGKIDGLAGTHTHVQTNDAHILPRKTCYVTDAGMCGPMDSAIGANFEEVYEKMRYGKNRRFVTSKNKSQFNAVVMEFNTIDKENNKIELVNIKEN, from the coding sequence ATGCAAAACAAAAAAATAAAAATTTTATTCATTGGAGATATCTTTGGTGAACCGGGAATAAAAATAGTTCAGAAACTTTTACCATCTTTAGTTAAAGAAAAAGAAATAGACTACGTCATTGCACAAGGTGAAAATGTTTCTGGAAGAAAAGGTTTAACTGAAAGCGACTATATAAAATTAAAAGTTGCCGGTGTTAATGCTATTACTTTAGGTAATCATGTTTGAGCCAATGAAAACATTTTAACAATAATTAATAACAGTGATATTGTAAGACCGGCAAATGTTTCAAAAGGTTATGCAGGACAAGGAAGCATTATTGTTAAAGTAAAAGAAGATATATCTTTGAGAATTACTTCTCTTATGGGTATAACTTTTAACAAGCTTCTTACTCCATGAAATCAGGACTATGCTGACAATTTTTTCGATTGTATAGATAGCATTTTAAATTATGAAGAAAAAACAGATTTTAATTTTGTTGATTTTCATGCTGAAACAACAAGTGAAAAATATGTTTTAGCTTTATATTTAGATGGCAAAATTGATGGACTAGCCGGAACTCATACACATGTTCAAACTAATGACGCACATATTTTGCCACGAAAAACATGTTATGTAACTGATGCCGGGATGTGCGGACCAATGGATTCTGCTATAGGCGCCAATTTCGAAGAAGTCTATGAAAAAATGAGATACGGCAAAAATAGACGTTTTGTAACTTCTAAAAATAAATCGCAATTTAATGCAGTTGTTATGGAATTTAATACCATTGACAAAGAGAATAATAAAATTGAATTAGTAAATATTAAAGAAAATTAA
- the whiA gene encoding DNA-binding protein WhiA, whose protein sequence is MNFTLEVKNEIINKQRQLSKIEDFLKGFLYGKGLFDLNQNIIFTIKNKNIRQKIIAFLELLKKNFVQDKINILIFQHQFNLDNKIKNLSSFFAGLFCASGTISNLETSSYHLEISSFYESFIDQVIEKLNNYDFNFQKIYRKQKYVIYIKRQEKIADFLKAIEATNSFFKFEDSKIQRDYLNNINRINNIDFSNIDRIASANKKHIENIEYMYKNNLTHKFNENQLKVFQLFLENPGESLQSMVDILNDNGFNISKSGLNHWLIKLNKIVIENKNKNL, encoded by the coding sequence ATGAATTTCACCTTAGAAGTTAAAAATGAAATTATAAACAAACAAAGACAACTTTCAAAAATTGAAGATTTTTTGAAAGGTTTTTTGTATGGTAAAGGACTTTTTGATTTAAATCAAAATATTATTTTTACAATTAAAAATAAAAATATTAGACAAAAAATTATTGCTTTCTTAGAATTGTTAAAAAAGAATTTTGTTCAAGATAAAATTAATATTTTGATTTTTCAACATCAGTTTAATTTAGACAATAAAATTAAAAATTTATCTAGTTTTTTTGCAGGACTTTTTTGTGCCTCTGGAACAATTAGTAATCTTGAAACTAGTTCTTATCATTTAGAAATTTCTTCTTTTTACGAAAGTTTTATTGATCAGGTTATTGAAAAATTAAATAACTATGATTTTAATTTTCAAAAAATTTATCGCAAACAAAAATATGTAATTTATATAAAAAGACAAGAAAAAATTGCTGATTTTTTAAAAGCCATTGAAGCAACAAATTCTTTTTTTAAGTTTGAAGATTCTAAAATTCAAAGAGATTATTTAAACAATATTAATCGAATTAATAATATTGATTTTTCAAATATTGATCGTATCGCATCAGCAAATAAAAAACATATAGAAAACATTGAATACATGTATAAAAATAATTTAACACATAAATTTAATGAAAATCAATTAAAAGTCTTTCAATTATTTTTAGAAAATCCCGGCGAAAGTTTACAAAGTATGGTTGATATTTTGAATGATAATGGTTTTAATATTTCCAAAAGTGGCTTAAATCACTGATTGATTAAGTTAAATAAAATAGTGATTGAAAACAAAAATAAAAATCTTTAA
- the holA gene encoding DNA polymerase III subunit delta, producing MSKQNLYFFSSSEPFLVNREIKNLSKIYNLDVVNIFYEKNEDIEKIIFALDNVDLFLTKKIYVIKDLIFFEKSINKKDEFLTEQLINAIEKTEHIVIFNNSNILKEKDIYQNFFTKKLISQMNMKIKMLNSLNENELINFVIDKVKENGGSINFVNASLLISKTANNLSLINTEIEKLLNFEKNIQTETINSLVETINIDDPFGFVNSIESNDFAIIWQKYYEKLVLGTPISMLIAQLSQHLILCHQIYAYYSINKSLDQLANDLKINIFRVKKVNQSLKKMGIKKVKHLLIALANLDHNIKNGLIDEQKGFEHFLIKYFV from the coding sequence ATGAGTAAACAAAATTTATATTTTTTTTCTAGCAGTGAGCCTTTTTTAGTGAATCGAGAAATAAAAAATTTATCTAAAATTTACAATTTAGATGTTGTAAATATTTTTTATGAAAAAAATGAAGACATAGAAAAAATTATTTTTGCTCTTGATAACGTGGATCTTTTTTTAACGAAAAAAATTTATGTTATCAAGGATTTAATTTTTTTTGAAAAATCTATTAATAAGAAAGATGAATTTTTAACTGAACAATTAATAAATGCTATTGAAAAAACAGAACACATTGTAATTTTCAATAATTCTAACATCCTTAAAGAGAAAGATATTTATCAAAACTTTTTTACTAAAAAACTTATTTCACAGATGAATATGAAAATAAAAATGTTGAATTCTTTAAATGAAAATGAATTGATCAATTTTGTTATAGACAAGGTAAAAGAAAATGGCGGAAGTATAAATTTTGTTAATGCTTCATTATTGATTTCTAAAACTGCTAACAATTTATCTTTAATTAATACAGAAATTGAAAAACTACTAAATTTTGAAAAAAATATTCAAACAGAAACAATAAATTCATTAGTTGAAACTATCAATATAGATGATCCTTTTGGTTTTGTAAATTCCATTGAAAGTAATGATTTTGCAATTATTTGACAAAAATATTATGAAAAACTTGTTTTAGGAACTCCTATTTCTATGTTGATTGCACAATTGTCACAACATTTAATTTTATGTCATCAAATTTATGCTTATTATTCTATAAATAAGAGTTTAGATCAATTGGCTAACGATTTAAAAATCAATATTTTTCGTGTAAAAAAAGTGAATCAATCTTTAAAAAAAATGGGTATTAAAAAGGTAAAACATTTACTTATTGCTCTTGCTAATTTAGATCATAATATTAAAAATGGTTTAATAGATGAACAAAAAGGTTTTGAACATTTTTTAATTAAATATTTTGTATAA
- a CDS encoding DNA methyltransferase, producing MILLKKSNSLPNFGGKRLNNRHETLIIATKNKNSKFTFNYKTGKFINGGKQMGSVWTFLVCSGNERIKD from the coding sequence ATGATATTGTTAAAAAAATCAAATTCTCTCCCAAATTTTGGGGGTAAACGTTTAAATAACAGGCATGAAACTTTAATTATTGCAACTAAAAATAAGAATTCAAAATTCACATTCAACTATAAAACAGGGAAATTCATCAACGGAGGAAAACAAATGGGATCTGTATGAACTTTCCTTGTTTGTTCTGGAAATGAAAGAATTAAAGATTAA
- the ychF gene encoding redox-regulated ATPase YchF, with protein sequence MSLKAGIVGLPNVGKSTLFSALTKYQVEASNYAFTTIEPNISSVPLKDQRLYDLAKIVNPDKIVPATFDFVDIAGLVKGASKGEGLGNKFLGNIRQVDAIIHVVRCFENKDIMHVHNEVNPVADMEVINLELILADLETVNNVINRINKKAKSGDKSAILEQNLAIKIRDVLETNNFANTIVNNLNEEEIKILKSYQLLTAKPMIYVANLSAEQISDYQNDPLFKKLESSIGGKNKIIPISVQLESEIAQMNDAESKEWLDSYQIKYSGLDYLTRETFDLLNLKTYFTAGKVEVRAWVYKNGMQAPQCAGIIHTDFEKKFIKADVISFEDFINLGGENGARNAGKIRSEGKNYIMQDGDICHFKFGK encoded by the coding sequence ATGTCATTAAAAGCGGGAATTGTTGGTTTACCAAATGTAGGTAAAAGTACATTGTTTAGTGCTCTAACTAAATATCAAGTTGAAGCAAGTAACTATGCTTTTACTACTATTGAGCCAAATATTAGCAGTGTTCCTTTAAAAGATCAAAGACTCTATGATTTAGCTAAAATAGTTAATCCTGACAAAATAGTCCCAGCAACTTTTGATTTTGTTGATATTGCTGGATTAGTTAAAGGTGCTTCTAAAGGTGAAGGTTTAGGAAATAAATTTTTAGGTAACATTAGACAAGTTGATGCAATTATTCATGTTGTGCGTTGTTTTGAAAATAAAGATATTATGCATGTACATAATGAGGTAAATCCTGTCGCAGATATGGAAGTTATTAACCTAGAATTAATTCTTGCTGACTTAGAAACTGTTAATAATGTAATCAATAGAATTAACAAAAAAGCAAAAAGCGGAGATAAGAGTGCCATCTTAGAGCAAAATTTAGCTATCAAAATTAGAGATGTTTTAGAAACTAATAATTTTGCGAATACTATAGTAAATAACCTAAATGAAGAAGAAATCAAAATTTTAAAAAGTTATCAATTATTAACAGCTAAACCAATGATTTATGTTGCGAACTTATCGGCTGAACAAATAAGTGATTATCAAAACGATCCTCTTTTTAAAAAATTAGAATCTTCCATAGGTGGAAAAAATAAAATTATTCCTATTTCTGTCCAATTAGAATCAGAAATTGCCCAAATGAATGATGCAGAAAGTAAAGAATGATTAGACAGTTATCAAATTAAATATAGTGGTTTAGATTATTTAACTAGAGAAACATTTGATTTATTAAATTTAAAAACTTACTTTACTGCTGGAAAAGTTGAAGTAAGAGCATGAGTTTATAAAAATGGAATGCAAGCACCACAATGTGCCGGTATTATTCATACGGATTTTGAAAAAAAATTTATTAAAGCTGATGTTATTAGTTTTGAAGATTTTATTAATTTAGGCGGAGAAAATGGTGCTAGAAACGCCGGTAAAATTCGAAGCGAAGGAAAAAATTATATAATGCAAGATGGGGATATTTGTCATTTTAAATTTGGTAAATAA
- a CDS encoding DUF402 domain-containing protein, with amino-acid sequence MNTNNNQQEKKIVFPLLGSIINVQAYKYNGELYRQWNGVKVLRNTEQHYVLFLSKTKVAETKKRDWIYRDPVIWFLPKNEMSNALVLLKPKNNYIYINLSSKPIYEDNTIKFIDFDIDVKKYPGKNLSIVDLEEFDENRKKYNYPLELVNRIEKALEDVVNKHLNKEYYNSQEIIDYYINLAKKDKSLSQNFRAKKTKIVFKNRKFKQN; translated from the coding sequence ATGAATACTAATAACAATCAACAAGAAAAGAAGATAGTCTTTCCTTTGCTTGGATCTATTATCAATGTTCAAGCATATAAGTATAATGGAGAACTATATAGACAATGAAATGGTGTAAAAGTCTTAAGAAACACAGAACAACATTATGTTTTATTTTTATCTAAAACTAAGGTTGCTGAAACCAAAAAAAGAGATTGAATATATAGAGATCCTGTAATTTGATTTTTGCCTAAAAATGAAATGTCTAATGCATTAGTTCTTTTAAAACCTAAGAATAACTATATTTACATAAATTTATCTTCTAAACCAATTTATGAAGACAACACGATTAAATTTATTGATTTTGATATTGATGTTAAGAAATATCCTGGTAAAAATCTTTCTATAGTAGATTTAGAAGAATTTGATGAAAATAGAAAAAAATATAACTATCCATTAGAATTGGTAAATAGGATTGAAAAAGCTTTAGAAGATGTAGTTAATAAACATCTCAACAAAGAATATTATAATAGTCAAGAAATTATTGATTATTACATTAATTTAGCTAAGAAAGATAAATCATTAAGTCAAAATTTCAGAGCTAAAAAAACAAAAATAGTTTTTAAAAATAGAAAGTTTAAACAAAATTAA
- a CDS encoding MYPU_1760 family metalloprotease has translation MKKKRNKKNWIIFISLILTLGTIGIVGYLVISNYILGNSIFTTPINNNRGNLTITPLKEEDDYVVTKSDFLKINYDPNYIYSNDVKEKIDQLNNDPNNWLKEKYFSIEKDSGAIEYTDPILGIKFRDYSYGSYVEKDSRNNEVINQKRYLLKQPGLALLANYFYARQSYGPEAIFLDSVNINDSRFIDGTSKGVYYTNSKRIYISTPIIAEKGFTIAQKVKDIFSTLFHEYTHHWANSYVDYAPVHNAFTKFTYRTEENPAGTESYFYSDFVNLFKFYLNYEKENDPNYLDNNGVIYNGKLIENSNFIGRLLNTKDLFDLGNTNDNSVYKELLKKLKILAENSNNKITFKPNNREKNSDYAISSYEPDNLAYYYSIIELIPREWIKYAYIPFYDSPLENQRYNINYFQGKNNFKIFQNYYGSGYLSNGNSLIFSNDSYVNDWSRVFSNGIVFSNTSKQNFKNNLWAYELVDKDEATGKETSRTPLYKLFYKLFLESMGYGKVIAQMKNQTVYNIINGAHSSFSIKTDEKYLNNMRLTGYLPSNDFKGLVYSVNGKKVVTKINYIPIINFRGLNKPIKAQSEISNAIIKPNDILDDLPQKYISYYTDYFRVDSIDKNSSLSLWKDLNNDEIIQDNELFTEFNTNPLPKRPIINSDAEQNTYYKTNSTYEWISKISDPIKQTYQIKINTIN, from the coding sequence ATGAAAAAAAAGAGAAACAAAAAAAATTGAATTATTTTCATTAGTCTCATTTTAACTCTTGGAACAATAGGAATTGTTGGTTATTTAGTAATTTCAAATTACATTTTAGGTAATTCAATTTTTACTACTCCAATAAACAACAACAGAGGTAATTTAACTATTACTCCATTAAAAGAAGAAGATGATTATGTTGTTACAAAAAGTGATTTTCTAAAAATTAATTATGATCCTAATTACATTTATTCAAATGATGTTAAGGAAAAAATTGATCAGTTAAATAATGATCCAAATAATTGATTAAAAGAAAAATATTTTTCAATTGAAAAAGATTCAGGTGCAATTGAGTATACTGATCCAATTTTAGGAATCAAGTTTAGAGACTATTCATATGGATCATACGTTGAAAAAGATTCAAGAAATAATGAAGTTATTAATCAAAAACGTTATTTATTAAAACAACCCGGTCTAGCACTTTTAGCCAATTATTTTTATGCTCGTCAATCATATGGACCAGAAGCAATTTTTCTTGATTCAGTTAATATAAATGATTCTCGTTTTATTGACGGTACATCAAAAGGTGTTTACTATACTAATTCAAAAAGAATTTATATTAGCACTCCAATTATTGCTGAAAAAGGATTTACAATAGCCCAAAAAGTCAAAGACATTTTTTCTACACTTTTTCATGAATACACTCACCATTGAGCAAATTCTTATGTAGATTATGCGCCAGTACATAATGCATTTACTAAATTCACTTATCGTACTGAAGAAAATCCTGCCGGAACTGAAAGTTATTTTTATTCAGATTTTGTTAATCTATTTAAGTTTTATTTGAATTATGAAAAAGAAAATGATCCAAATTATCTTGATAATAATGGAGTAATTTATAATGGAAAATTAATTGAAAATTCTAATTTTATTGGTCGTTTATTAAATACAAAAGATTTATTCGACTTAGGAAACACTAATGATAATTCTGTTTACAAGGAATTATTAAAAAAATTAAAAATATTGGCAGAAAACTCAAATAACAAAATTACCTTTAAACCAAACAATAGAGAAAAAAATTCTGACTATGCAATTTCTAGTTATGAACCCGATAATTTAGCTTATTATTATTCTATTATTGAATTAATTCCTAGAGAATGAATCAAATATGCATATATTCCTTTCTATGATTCACCTCTTGAAAATCAAAGGTATAACATTAACTATTTTCAAGGAAAAAATAATTTTAAAATTTTTCAAAATTATTATGGTTCAGGTTATCTAAGTAATGGAAATTCTCTTATTTTTTCAAATGATTCCTATGTTAATGATTGATCTAGAGTTTTTAGTAATGGTATAGTATTTTCTAACACAAGTAAACAAAATTTTAAAAATAACTTATGAGCCTATGAATTAGTTGATAAAGATGAAGCAACTGGCAAAGAAACTAGTCGAACACCGCTTTATAAATTGTTTTACAAATTATTTTTAGAATCAATGGGATATGGAAAAGTTATTGCCCAAATGAAGAATCAAACGGTTTATAACATTATAAATGGAGCACACAGTAGTTTTTCTATTAAAACTGATGAAAAATACTTGAATAATATGAGACTGACTGGTTATTTACCTTCAAATGATTTTAAAGGGTTAGTTTATAGTGTAAATGGCAAAAAAGTTGTAACTAAAATTAATTACATTCCTATAATTAACTTTAGAGGTTTGAATAAACCTATAAAAGCACAAAGTGAAATTTCTAATGCAATAATTAAACCAAATGATATTTTGGATGATTTACCTCAAAAATATATTTCTTACTATACTGACTATTTTAGAGTTGATTCTATTGATAAAAATAGTTCTCTTAGTTTATGAAAAGATTTGAACAATGATGAAATTATTCAAGACAATGAATTATTTACTGAATTCAATACTAATCCATTGCCTAAAAGACCTATAATTAACTCGGACGCGGAACAAAATACTTACTATAAAACAAATTCTACATACGAATGAATTTCTAAAATAAGTGATCCAATTAAACAAACTTATCAAATAAAAATAAATACAATTAATTAA
- the rpmF gene encoding 50S ribosomal protein L32, with protein sequence MAIVPKRKTSKQRKHKRRTHHALPVQNLISCTNCSHMIQQHTVCYSCGFYKGQKVEGYKSLDSRSE encoded by the coding sequence ATGGCTATAGTTCCAAAACGTAAAACATCGAAACAACGTAAGCACAAAAGACGTACTCATCATGCTTTACCAGTTCAAAACTTAATTTCATGTACAAACTGTTCTCACATGATTCAACAACACACAGTTTGCTATTCATGTGGTTTTTACAAGGGACAAAAAGTTGAGGGCTACAAAAGTTTAGACTCACGTAGTGAATAA
- a CDS encoding Sua5/YciO/YrdC/YwlC family protein → MNLNTIFICDTDTVCGLGGPINDNTLKTIFELKQRPLNKKIMILVGSIEQAKQFKEWNNEATEWAKQYWPGAFSIIVNNQGFRMPKCSQLCQFLIDNGPMYVTSANISGYLPIELSEAKKIFPQVKNIYSFNCQKTNQASAIYHLETKKWIR, encoded by the coding sequence ATGAATTTAAACACTATTTTTATTTGTGATACAGACACTGTTTGTGGTTTAGGTGGGCCTATTAATGATAATACTTTAAAGACTATTTTTGAGTTGAAACAACGTCCACTAAATAAAAAAATTATGATTTTAGTTGGTTCGATTGAACAGGCAAAACAATTTAAAGAATGAAACAATGAAGCGACCGAATGAGCTAAACAATATTGACCAGGAGCTTTTTCAATCATTGTTAACAATCAAGGTTTTAGAATGCCAAAATGTTCACAATTATGCCAATTTTTAATCGATAATGGTCCTATGTATGTCACTAGTGCAAATATTTCTGGATATTTACCAATTGAATTAAGTGAAGCTAAAAAAATTTTTCCTCAAGTTAAAAACATTTATTCTTTTAATTGTCAGAAAACTAATCAAGCAAGTGCCATTTATCATCTTGAAACTAAAAAATGAATAAGATAA
- the rpsR gene encoding 30S ribosomal protein S18 — protein sequence MFKKNSKKSGYNKRRKCVLCEQKINYVDFKDVETLNKFVSGTGQIKPRSVSGACAKDQRKIATAIKRARFMALMPYAKERVRVVKSATTTTTPSNN from the coding sequence ATGTTTAAGAAAAATTCTAAAAAATCAGGTTACAACAAACGTCGTAAATGTGTATTATGTGAACAAAAAATTAATTACGTTGATTTCAAAGATGTTGAAACATTAAACAAATTTGTTAGTGGCACAGGACAAATCAAACCAAGAAGTGTTTCTGGTGCTTGTGCAAAAGACCAAAGAAAAATTGCAACAGCAATTAAAAGAGCACGTTTTATGGCTTTAATGCCTTATGCAAAAGAACGTGTACGTGTTGTTAAATCAGCAACCACAACAACTACACCATCAAATAACTAA
- a CDS encoding single-stranded DNA-binding protein, producing MNKVILIGRISNDVRFFQSPSGVPYVRGVIAINRRNSNNSDITDYLPFIAWRSTAEYVNSYLQKGDLVSVEGSLQSSQYQDKNGQTVRSLDVVVDSIMSLETREVREMRRNKNSSYSQNNSYNNNFKQPLKSNNLPPKMASETEDWNQTSDSEFISGFRLPPITGDDIDD from the coding sequence ATGAATAAAGTTATTCTAATAGGAAGAATTAGTAATGATGTAAGATTTTTTCAATCACCTTCTGGTGTTCCATATGTAAGAGGAGTGATTGCTATTAATCGTAGAAATTCTAATAATTCAGATATTACAGATTATCTTCCTTTCATAGCTTGAAGATCAACTGCTGAATATGTTAATTCTTACTTACAAAAAGGCGATTTAGTTTCAGTAGAAGGTTCATTGCAAAGCTCACAATATCAAGATAAAAATGGGCAAACAGTTCGTTCATTGGACGTAGTTGTTGATTCAATTATGTCATTAGAAACAAGAGAAGTAAGAGAAATGAGAAGAAATAAAAATTCTTCTTATTCACAAAATAATTCTTATAACAACAACTTTAAACAACCATTAAAATCTAATAATCTTCCACCTAAAATGGCCAGTGAAACCGAAGATTGAAATCAAACATCAGACAGCGAATTTATTAGCGGTTTTAGATTACCACCAATAACAGGTGATGATATAGATGATTAA
- the rpsF gene encoding 30S ribosomal protein S6 produces MSKYEILVIVDPKADTKVGFDLVEEVFGKTNITKSEKLELTDLAYEIKGSNKAQYLSFELNAESHLIAEFTRRANINKQIWRQLVINLTSEKGYGKERKVFKKPLPFRKENSQNSENKDEKKEYKKPRVVKTVKTEE; encoded by the coding sequence ATGTCAAAATACGAAATTCTTGTTATTGTTGACCCAAAAGCTGATACTAAAGTTGGTTTTGACTTAGTTGAAGAAGTTTTTGGTAAAACAAATATCACTAAATCAGAAAAATTAGAATTGACTGATTTAGCTTATGAAATTAAAGGTTCAAATAAAGCGCAATACTTATCATTTGAACTTAATGCTGAAAGCCATTTAATTGCTGAATTTACACGTCGTGCAAACATCAATAAACAAATTTGAAGACAATTAGTAATTAATTTAACTTCAGAAAAAGGATATGGTAAAGAAAGAAAAGTCTTTAAAAAACCATTACCTTTTAGAAAAGAAAATTCACAAAATTCAGAAAACAAAGACGAAAAAAAAGAATACAAAAAACCTAGAGTTGTAAAAACTGTTAAAACAGAAGAATAA
- the topA gene encoding type I DNA topoisomerase — protein sequence MQKLVIVESPNKVATIKKYLGDNYEVIASVGHIMTLSTSGIMGLGIDLEKWEPNYVVDKAKNEIVKKLKKAVKEADEVLIATDPDREGEAIGDHLVNLLKIKDKYHRIRYNEITKDAILKAINNPKLIDESLVNAQKARRMLDRIIGFRLSKLMKQKLSNSPTNPSAGRVQSIALKLVVDREKEILAFIPIKYHKANIKLQENVNAHLYQEVHPSGEKDWIYLTELETIKEKLYKNPYTLKVSEIKQTEKKMPAITPLKQSALYKKSPYSSVITQSAAQKLYEGYGDGGLISYPRTDSTRLSETFLSEAKEYVKNEYGENYVSQEIKGVAGDQDAHEAIRPTDIKLKPEAAKEKFNLNDWEYNIYKLIYEHTLQAIIKQPIKLNKAYTFTKNDLVFKSTVSKVLFPGYYVVKQLNDDDESNLSNDPDFKLNQEIQINENDIEITDHETRPPGRYSEGSLIEMLDNIKVGRPSTFASTVKIILDREYVQNMNGALHPTEFGKTVIEKLINGFPAIINEGYTAEVEEQLDLIAEDKIAVEPVMNSFYEKFSESYENASLTMEHTTIAPIVLEDKCPEDQGDLIIKNGRYGKFVGCSNFPNCTYTKNVENKKTFYRKKYFSKKA from the coding sequence ATGCAAAAGTTAGTTATTGTCGAATCGCCAAATAAAGTGGCAACTATTAAAAAATATCTAGGAGATAATTATGAAGTTATTGCTTCTGTTGGGCACATTATGACTTTATCAACTAGTGGAATAATGGGATTAGGTATTGATTTAGAAAAATGAGAACCAAATTATGTTGTAGATAAGGCCAAAAATGAAATTGTCAAAAAATTAAAAAAAGCAGTTAAAGAAGCAGATGAAGTTTTAATTGCAACTGACCCTGATCGAGAAGGTGAAGCAATTGGAGATCATTTAGTTAATTTGTTAAAAATAAAAGATAAATATCATAGAATTAGATACAACGAAATTACTAAAGATGCTATTTTAAAGGCTATTAATAATCCTAAATTAATTGATGAATCTCTTGTAAATGCTCAAAAAGCTAGAAGAATGCTAGATAGAATAATTGGATTTAGATTATCAAAATTAATGAAACAAAAATTATCAAATTCGCCAACTAATCCTAGTGCTGGAAGAGTTCAATCAATAGCATTAAAATTAGTTGTAGATAGAGAAAAAGAAATTTTAGCTTTTATTCCAATTAAATATCACAAAGCAAATATAAAACTACAAGAAAATGTTAACGCACATTTATATCAAGAAGTACATCCTTCTGGTGAAAAAGATTGAATTTATTTAACAGAACTTGAAACCATTAAAGAAAAATTATATAAAAATCCTTATACTTTAAAAGTTTCAGAAATTAAACAAACTGAGAAAAAAATGCCGGCCATTACTCCTCTTAAACAATCAGCATTGTATAAAAAATCTCCTTATTCATCTGTAATTACGCAATCTGCTGCCCAAAAACTTTATGAAGGTTATGGAGATGGTGGTTTAATTAGTTATCCACGTACAGATAGTACAAGATTAAGTGAAACATTTCTCAGTGAAGCCAAAGAATATGTAAAAAATGAATATGGCGAAAATTACGTTTCACAAGAAATTAAAGGGGTTGCTGGCGATCAAGATGCTCATGAAGCTATCAGACCTACTGATATAAAATTAAAACCTGAAGCAGCAAAAGAAAAATTCAATTTAAATGATTGAGAATATAACATTTATAAATTAATATATGAACATACTTTGCAAGCCATAATTAAACAACCAATAAAATTAAATAAAGCTTACACTTTTACTAAAAATGACTTAGTTTTTAAAAGTACAGTAAGTAAAGTACTTTTCCCTGGGTACTATGTTGTTAAACAATTAAATGATGATGACGAAAGTAATTTATCAAATGATCCTGATTTTAAGTTAAATCAAGAAATTCAAATAAATGAAAATGATATAGAAATCACAGATCATGAAACACGTCCACCAGGAAGATATAGTGAAGGATCATTGATTGAAATGCTTGACAACATTAAAGTTGGTCGCCCTTCAACTTTTGCTTCAACTGTGAAAATCATTTTAGATCGTGAATATGTACAAAATATGAATGGTGCTTTACATCCAACTGAATTTGGTAAAACTGTTATTGAAAAATTAATCAATGGTTTTCCTGCCATTATTAATGAAGGTTATACAGCTGAAGTTGAAGAACAATTAGATTTAATTGCTGAAGATAAAATTGCCGTAGAGCCTGTTATGAATAGTTTTTATGAAAAATTTAGTGAATCATATGAAAATGCAAGTTTAACTATGGAACACACTACTATTGCACCAATTGTTTTAGAAGATAAATGTCCTGAAGATCAAGGCGATCTAATTATTAAAAATGGTAGATATGGCAAATTTGTTGGATGTAGCAATTTTCCAAATTGTACATATACAAAAAATGTCGAAAATAAAAAAACTTTTTATAGAAAAAAATATTTTTCTAAAAAAGCTTAA